One window of the Carassius auratus strain Wakin unplaced genomic scaffold, ASM336829v1 scaf_tig00216379, whole genome shotgun sequence genome contains the following:
- the LOC113097709 gene encoding hemicentin-1-like has translation MSFIHAGLTQDSPRSSLTVTPDSPVFTGETVNLKCVIESHSNWRYEWYKDTDSVMLQTSGRYTVNRDTLTIRGVITSDQGQYWCRGQRDQRPNSSQSSSAVSLSVMDKPKLTLTVKPQSSVFTGDTVTLSCDVGQLTGWTIHWRKDSNPESTTDATKTIKSVRDSDEGEYRCSARRGNYYSEFSNTVKITVTVRPKPVVGVDPDRRVFRGETVTLTCDIQQTGVWQYSWYKDNKQDYIIGRDQNYKIPSVDPSHSGQML, from the exons ATTCCCCCAGATCTTcactgactgtgactccagacagtcCTGTATTCACTGGAGAGACAGTCAATCTGAAGTGTGTGATTGAGTCTCACAGTaactggagatatgagtggtataAAGACACAGACAGTGTAATGTTACAGACGTCTGGTCGTTACACTGTAAACagagacactctcactatcagaggagtAATTACATCTGATCAGGGTCAGTACTGGTGTAGAGGACAGAGAGATCAGAGACCAAACTCATCACAATCAAGCtctgctgtttctctctcagtgatGG ATAAACCGAAGCTGACTCTGACTGTAAAACCCCAGAGTTCAGTGTTCACTGGAGACACAGTTACTCTGAGCTGTGATGTGGGACAGTTAACTGGATGGACAATTCACTGGAGAAAAGACTCAAACCCTGAATCCACGACTGATGCAACTAAAACAATCAAGTCTGTGAGAGACTCTGATGAAGGAGAATACAGGTGCAGCGCACGACGAGGAAACTACTACAGCGAGTTCAGTAATACAGTTAAGATTACAGTAACAG TGAGACCCAAACCTGTAGTTGGTGTTGATCCTGATAGAcgtgtgttcagaggagagacgGTCACTCTCACATGTGACATACAGCAGACAGGAGTCTGGCAGTACAGCTGGTATAAAGACAACAAACAAGATTATATCATAGGACGAGACCAGAACTATAAAATCCCATCTGTTGATCCGTCTCATAGTG GACAGATGCTGTGA